A stretch of the Hippocampus zosterae strain Florida chromosome 16, ASM2543408v3, whole genome shotgun sequence genome encodes the following:
- the si:dkeyp-23e4.3 gene encoding rho GTPase-activating protein 7 isoform X3 → MLLPKIEAKEACDWLQAAGFPQYAQLFKDCRFPIDVELAKRDHHFLDKDALDSLSRRLITLNKCAEMRLDLPKAKHQSDEDFLEDDFCAISPRWTHDRLMRRWRRLDSSTEFLHSSDASRFPQDVPLCDHRDDHHDVCSSRSSSSTESERQNRESPKEGADPNRSTADDQATSRSSSRCSSSNKTPSLDMSFSGPPSPGGRSGGGSSTASLEVYIMDKPPRKKGTSLLRKMEKLRLRGTTGLLSPPRNHANLAAVARGSADGRGPSSCASSSPSSPHAMSSSSSNSHSGSSSAVSTPSPVTRVRSNCKRTETGEGVTRNNHNTGTTDNKDQLNNNNNNNMNHNSLLFHIPNGHKPGTFPTTLAHKHAFLSPIMDQSAVNWRTGSFHGYQERRSCRRGASSLDTSPSPPDHRLSVYDNLPDNQQLSESEGGSGGSVSDAERVGDEVSRLLGSEDVFSALDTVLEKINDLQQLVSTWAESLSEDDCQRDSSSASSSVSSCSPASGSSATSPCPSSPIHIHLEVQHSEEDEEGLEEEESCEKSSVSGDESKTRSPQDQSSRASQQLHWSSEQSLPSLPASPGVEHQSVSQFALLQKLALLKLTALMDKYSPSSKQGWSWSVPKTMARKAKASPAKARRVFGVPLLINVQQTGESLPPAILKALVYLRTQCLDQVGLFRKSGLKSRIQYLREMLESDPDAVFYDGQSAFDVADLVKQYFRDLPEPIFTFKLCESFLHIYQYFPKDQQLLAAQAAILLLPDENREALRTLLFFLRDVVACVDDNHMTPTNIAVCLAPSLFHLNALKRDAGANRSSHRKYSLGRPDQRDLSENLAATQGLAEMISEAQRLFQIPDFWPALNLCSAAPTDEASEEGLEETMRKLRQSTQLLIKEAGNKSRGWETRPAPEHVSLAVKKTWSGCPLWTWRVSVEVEASQEVLLRRLLKEERPCGGGAGLGAVIQTLGECAHVCRYLRQGHDAGLASCLPREDLLLRTWQSEASCGPLFVSSVSTQHPQVPPEGVRVHTHACLYLLEPTAASKTRLTHVCRTDTRGRSLAWHSKVSGHRMVAALLALKASFQGQHKENTV, encoded by the exons ATGTTACTCCCAA AGATCGAGGCAAAGgaggcctgcgattggctacaAGCGGCCGGCTTCCCTCAGTATGCGCAGTTGTTCAAAG ACTGCAGGTTTCCCATCGACGTGGAGCTCGCCAAGAGGGATCACCACTTCCTGGATAAAGATGCTCTGGATTCACTCAGCAG GCGACTGATCACGTTGAACAAATGTGCGGAGATGAGGCTGGATCTGCCGAAAGCGAAACATCAA AGCGACGAAGACTTTCTCGAGGACGATTTCTGCGCCATCAGCCCCAGGTGGACGCACGACAGGCTGATGCGACGATGGCGGCGCCTGGACTCCTCGACGGAATTTCTCCATTCATCTGATGCCTCACGCTTCCCGCAGGACGTGCCTTTGTGTGACCACCGCGACGACCACCACGATGTCTGCTCCAGTCGCAGTTCGAGCAGCACAGAGAGCGAACGGCAAAACCGAGAGAGTCCAAAAGAGGGCGCCGATCCTAACAGAAGCACCGCGGACGACCAGGCCACCAGCCGGAGCTCCTCGCGCTGCTCCTCCTCCAACAAGACCCCGTCCCTGGACATGTCGTTCAGCGGACCCCCGTCGCCTGGAGGCAGAAGTGGTGGAGGATCGTCCACCGCGAGTCTGGAAGTCTACATCATGGATAAACCACCACGCAAGAAAGGGACCAGCCTTCTGAGGAAGATGGAGAAACTGAGATTGAGAGGAACAACTGGACTCCTTTCTCCACCCAGGAACCATGCAAATCTGGCTGCAGTAGCTCGAGGGTCTGCGGATGGAAGAGGCCCCTCGAG CTGTGCATCTTCCTCACCCTCGTCCCCTCACGccatgagcagcagcagcagtaatAGCCACTCGGGGAGCAGCAGCGCGGTCAGCACGCCCAGCCCGGTCACGCGTGTCCGCAGTAATTGCAAACGCACCGAAACGGGTGAAGGAGTGACTCGCAACAACCACAACACGGGCACCACG GACAACAAAGACCAactcaataacaacaacaacaacaacatgaaccACAACAGCCTTCTCTTCCACATCCCCAATGGCCACAAACCGGGCACCTTTCCAACCACCCTCGCCCACAAGCACGCCTTCTTGTCCCCCATCATGGATCAATCCGCTGTCAACTGGAGGACGGGAAGCTTCCACGGTTACCAAGAACGACGCAGTTGTCGCCGGGGCGCGTCGTCGCTCGACACCTCACCAAGCCCACCGGATCATCGGCTGAGCGTCTACGACAATTTGCCGGACAACCAGCAGCTGTCTGAGAGCGAAGGTGGCAGCGGGGGGAGTGTTAGCGATGCGGAGAGGGTGGGGGACGAG GTGTCTCGACTGTTGGGAAGCGAGGACGTTTTCTCGGCTCTGGACACAGTTTTGGAAAAGATCAACGACCTGCAGCAACTGGTCTCCACCTGGGCCGAGAGTCTATCCGAAGACGACTGTCAGCGAGATTCTTCTTCCGCCTCTTCTTCTGTTTCCTCCTGCTCACCTGCCAGCGGCTCCTCcgccacctccccctgcccttcCTCCCCGATCCACATCCACCTGGAGGTGCAACAttcggaggaggacgaggagggcttggaggaggaggagagctgCGAGAAGTCGTCGGTGAGCGGGGACGAGTCCAAGACCAGATCGCCGCAAGaccagagcag CCGAGCCAGCCAGCAGCTGCACTGGTCCAGTGAGCAGAGCCTTCCCTCTTTGCCAGCCAGCCCGGGCGTGGAACACCAGTCCGTCTCCCAGTTCGCTCTCCTTCAGAAGCTGGCCCTGCTCAAACTCACCGCCCTGATGGACAAATACTCACCATCCAGCAAGCAAGGCTGGAGCTG GAGCGTTCCCAAGACGATGGCGAGGAAGGCCAAGGCGTCGCCTGCCAAGGCCAGGCGGGTTTTCGGAGTTCCTCTGCTCATCAACGTGCAGCAGACAGGAGAGTCTCTCCCTCCGGCCATCCTCAAAGCGCTCGTTTACCTCAGGACACAATGTTTGGACCAG GTGGGTCTGTTTCGGAAGTCGGGTTTGAAGTCTCGGATCCAGTACTTGCGTGAGATGCTGGAGTCGGACCCCGACGCCGTCTTCTACGACGGGCAGTCGGCTTTCGACGTGGCCGACTTGGTCAAGCAGTACTTCCGGGACCTGCCCGAGCCCATCTTCACCTTCAAGCTCTGCGAGTCCTTCCTACACATCTACCAAT ATTTCCCCAAAGATCAACAGCTGCTGGCGGCCCAGGCGGCCATCTTGCTGCTGCCGGACGAGAACCGCGAGGCGCTGCGGACGTTGCTCTTCTTCCTCCGCGACGTGGTGGCCTGCGTGGACGACAATCACATGACGCCCACCAACATCGCCGTGTGCCTGGCGCCGTCGCTCTTCCACCTCAACGCCCTCAAGAGGGACGCCGGCGCCAACAG ATCGAGTCACAGGAAGTACAGCCTGGGCCGCCCGGACCAGCGTGACCTGAGCGAAAACCTGGCCGCCACGCAGGGCCTGGCCGAAATGATCAGCGAAGCACAGAGACTTTTCCAG aTTCCGGACTTTTGGCCGGCTCTGAATCTGTGCTCTGCCGCTCCGACTGACGAGGCGAGCGAGGAAGGGCTGGAGGAGACCATGCGGAAGCTCCGGCAGAGTACGCAGCTCCTCATCAAGGAAGCCGGCAACAAGAGTCGAGGCTGGGAGACTCGTCCCGCTCCTGAACACGTGTCGCTGGCTGTCAAGAAG ACGTGGTCGGGATGCCCGCTGTGGACGTGGCGCGTCTCGGTGGAGGTGGAGGCCAGCCAGGAGGTTTTGCTGCGCCGGCTTCTGAAGGAAGAGCGGCCCTGCGGAGGCGGCGCGGGGCTGGGCGCCGTCATTCAGACACTCGGCGAGTGCGCCCACGTCTGTCGATACCTCCGCCAGGGTCACGACGCAGGCCTGGCCTCCTGCCTGCCGCGAGAAGACCTGCTGCTCAg GACATGGCAGTCGGAGGCGTCTTGCGGCCCACTCTTCGTGTCGTCCGTGTCCACGCAGCACCCTCAGGTGCCACCGGAGGGCGTCCGAGTGCACACGCACGCTTGCCTCTACCTGCTGGAGCCCACCGCCGCCAGCAAGACCCGCCTCACGCACGTGTGCCGCACCGACACCAG GGGGCGCTCTCTGGCGTGGCACAGCAAAGTGAGCGGACACCGCATGGTTGCTGCTCTGCTGGCCCTCAAAGCATCCTTCCAAGGGCAGCACAAGGAGAACACCGTGTGA
- the si:dkeyp-23e4.3 gene encoding rho GTPase-activating protein 7 isoform X1, whose protein sequence is MAAKTPLRRSFSEHVKVSTDRARDVFWRSVRERRLWEIEAKEACDWLQAAGFPQYAQLFKDCRFPIDVELAKRDHHFLDKDALDSLSRRLITLNKCAEMRLDLPKAKHQSDEDFLEDDFCAISPRWTHDRLMRRWRRLDSSTEFLHSSDASRFPQDVPLCDHRDDHHDVCSSRSSSSTESERQNRESPKEGADPNRSTADDQATSRSSSRCSSSNKTPSLDMSFSGPPSPGGRSGGGSSTASLEVYIMDKPPRKKGTSLLRKMEKLRLRGTTGLLSPPRNHANLAAVARGSADGRGPSSCASSSPSSPHAMSSSSSNSHSGSSSAVSTPSPVTRVRSNCKRTETGEGVTRNNHNTGTTDNKDQLNNNNNNNMNHNSLLFHIPNGHKPGTFPTTLAHKHAFLSPIMDQSAVNWRTGSFHGYQERRSCRRGASSLDTSPSPPDHRLSVYDNLPDNQQLSESEGGSGGSVSDAERVGDEVSRLLGSEDVFSALDTVLEKINDLQQLVSTWAESLSEDDCQRDSSSASSSVSSCSPASGSSATSPCPSSPIHIHLEVQHSEEDEEGLEEEESCEKSSVSGDESKTRSPQDQSSRASQQLHWSSEQSLPSLPASPGVEHQSVSQFALLQKLALLKLTALMDKYSPSSKQGWSWSVPKTMARKAKASPAKARRVFGVPLLINVQQTGESLPPAILKALVYLRTQCLDQVGLFRKSGLKSRIQYLREMLESDPDAVFYDGQSAFDVADLVKQYFRDLPEPIFTFKLCESFLHIYQYFPKDQQLLAAQAAILLLPDENREALRTLLFFLRDVVACVDDNHMTPTNIAVCLAPSLFHLNALKRDAGANRSSHRKYSLGRPDQRDLSENLAATQGLAEMISEAQRLFQIPDFWPALNLCSAAPTDEASEEGLEETMRKLRQSTQLLIKEAGNKSRGWETRPAPEHVSLAVKKTWSGCPLWTWRVSVEVEASQEVLLRRLLKEERPCGGGAGLGAVIQTLGECAHVCRYLRQGHDAGLASCLPREDLLLRTWQSEASCGPLFVSSVSTQHPQVPPEGVRVHTHACLYLLEPTAASKTRLTHVCRTDTRGRSLAWHSKVSGHRMVAALLALKASFQGQHKENTV, encoded by the exons AGATCGAGGCAAAGgaggcctgcgattggctacaAGCGGCCGGCTTCCCTCAGTATGCGCAGTTGTTCAAAG ACTGCAGGTTTCCCATCGACGTGGAGCTCGCCAAGAGGGATCACCACTTCCTGGATAAAGATGCTCTGGATTCACTCAGCAG GCGACTGATCACGTTGAACAAATGTGCGGAGATGAGGCTGGATCTGCCGAAAGCGAAACATCAA AGCGACGAAGACTTTCTCGAGGACGATTTCTGCGCCATCAGCCCCAGGTGGACGCACGACAGGCTGATGCGACGATGGCGGCGCCTGGACTCCTCGACGGAATTTCTCCATTCATCTGATGCCTCACGCTTCCCGCAGGACGTGCCTTTGTGTGACCACCGCGACGACCACCACGATGTCTGCTCCAGTCGCAGTTCGAGCAGCACAGAGAGCGAACGGCAAAACCGAGAGAGTCCAAAAGAGGGCGCCGATCCTAACAGAAGCACCGCGGACGACCAGGCCACCAGCCGGAGCTCCTCGCGCTGCTCCTCCTCCAACAAGACCCCGTCCCTGGACATGTCGTTCAGCGGACCCCCGTCGCCTGGAGGCAGAAGTGGTGGAGGATCGTCCACCGCGAGTCTGGAAGTCTACATCATGGATAAACCACCACGCAAGAAAGGGACCAGCCTTCTGAGGAAGATGGAGAAACTGAGATTGAGAGGAACAACTGGACTCCTTTCTCCACCCAGGAACCATGCAAATCTGGCTGCAGTAGCTCGAGGGTCTGCGGATGGAAGAGGCCCCTCGAG CTGTGCATCTTCCTCACCCTCGTCCCCTCACGccatgagcagcagcagcagtaatAGCCACTCGGGGAGCAGCAGCGCGGTCAGCACGCCCAGCCCGGTCACGCGTGTCCGCAGTAATTGCAAACGCACCGAAACGGGTGAAGGAGTGACTCGCAACAACCACAACACGGGCACCACG GACAACAAAGACCAactcaataacaacaacaacaacaacatgaaccACAACAGCCTTCTCTTCCACATCCCCAATGGCCACAAACCGGGCACCTTTCCAACCACCCTCGCCCACAAGCACGCCTTCTTGTCCCCCATCATGGATCAATCCGCTGTCAACTGGAGGACGGGAAGCTTCCACGGTTACCAAGAACGACGCAGTTGTCGCCGGGGCGCGTCGTCGCTCGACACCTCACCAAGCCCACCGGATCATCGGCTGAGCGTCTACGACAATTTGCCGGACAACCAGCAGCTGTCTGAGAGCGAAGGTGGCAGCGGGGGGAGTGTTAGCGATGCGGAGAGGGTGGGGGACGAG GTGTCTCGACTGTTGGGAAGCGAGGACGTTTTCTCGGCTCTGGACACAGTTTTGGAAAAGATCAACGACCTGCAGCAACTGGTCTCCACCTGGGCCGAGAGTCTATCCGAAGACGACTGTCAGCGAGATTCTTCTTCCGCCTCTTCTTCTGTTTCCTCCTGCTCACCTGCCAGCGGCTCCTCcgccacctccccctgcccttcCTCCCCGATCCACATCCACCTGGAGGTGCAACAttcggaggaggacgaggagggcttggaggaggaggagagctgCGAGAAGTCGTCGGTGAGCGGGGACGAGTCCAAGACCAGATCGCCGCAAGaccagagcag CCGAGCCAGCCAGCAGCTGCACTGGTCCAGTGAGCAGAGCCTTCCCTCTTTGCCAGCCAGCCCGGGCGTGGAACACCAGTCCGTCTCCCAGTTCGCTCTCCTTCAGAAGCTGGCCCTGCTCAAACTCACCGCCCTGATGGACAAATACTCACCATCCAGCAAGCAAGGCTGGAGCTG GAGCGTTCCCAAGACGATGGCGAGGAAGGCCAAGGCGTCGCCTGCCAAGGCCAGGCGGGTTTTCGGAGTTCCTCTGCTCATCAACGTGCAGCAGACAGGAGAGTCTCTCCCTCCGGCCATCCTCAAAGCGCTCGTTTACCTCAGGACACAATGTTTGGACCAG GTGGGTCTGTTTCGGAAGTCGGGTTTGAAGTCTCGGATCCAGTACTTGCGTGAGATGCTGGAGTCGGACCCCGACGCCGTCTTCTACGACGGGCAGTCGGCTTTCGACGTGGCCGACTTGGTCAAGCAGTACTTCCGGGACCTGCCCGAGCCCATCTTCACCTTCAAGCTCTGCGAGTCCTTCCTACACATCTACCAAT ATTTCCCCAAAGATCAACAGCTGCTGGCGGCCCAGGCGGCCATCTTGCTGCTGCCGGACGAGAACCGCGAGGCGCTGCGGACGTTGCTCTTCTTCCTCCGCGACGTGGTGGCCTGCGTGGACGACAATCACATGACGCCCACCAACATCGCCGTGTGCCTGGCGCCGTCGCTCTTCCACCTCAACGCCCTCAAGAGGGACGCCGGCGCCAACAG ATCGAGTCACAGGAAGTACAGCCTGGGCCGCCCGGACCAGCGTGACCTGAGCGAAAACCTGGCCGCCACGCAGGGCCTGGCCGAAATGATCAGCGAAGCACAGAGACTTTTCCAG aTTCCGGACTTTTGGCCGGCTCTGAATCTGTGCTCTGCCGCTCCGACTGACGAGGCGAGCGAGGAAGGGCTGGAGGAGACCATGCGGAAGCTCCGGCAGAGTACGCAGCTCCTCATCAAGGAAGCCGGCAACAAGAGTCGAGGCTGGGAGACTCGTCCCGCTCCTGAACACGTGTCGCTGGCTGTCAAGAAG ACGTGGTCGGGATGCCCGCTGTGGACGTGGCGCGTCTCGGTGGAGGTGGAGGCCAGCCAGGAGGTTTTGCTGCGCCGGCTTCTGAAGGAAGAGCGGCCCTGCGGAGGCGGCGCGGGGCTGGGCGCCGTCATTCAGACACTCGGCGAGTGCGCCCACGTCTGTCGATACCTCCGCCAGGGTCACGACGCAGGCCTGGCCTCCTGCCTGCCGCGAGAAGACCTGCTGCTCAg GACATGGCAGTCGGAGGCGTCTTGCGGCCCACTCTTCGTGTCGTCCGTGTCCACGCAGCACCCTCAGGTGCCACCGGAGGGCGTCCGAGTGCACACGCACGCTTGCCTCTACCTGCTGGAGCCCACCGCCGCCAGCAAGACCCGCCTCACGCACGTGTGCCGCACCGACACCAG GGGGCGCTCTCTGGCGTGGCACAGCAAAGTGAGCGGACACCGCATGGTTGCTGCTCTGCTGGCCCTCAAAGCATCCTTCCAAGGGCAGCACAAGGAGAACACCGTGTGA
- the si:dkeyp-23e4.3 gene encoding rho GTPase-activating protein 7 isoform X2 yields the protein MAAKTPLRRSFSEHVKVSTDRARDVFWRSVRERRLWEIEAKEACDWLQAAGFPQYAQLFKDCRFPIDVELAKRDHHFLDKDALDSLSRRLITLNKCAEMRLDLPKAKHQSDEDFLEDDFCAISPRWTHDRLMRRWRRLDSSTEFLHSSDASRFPQDVPLCDHRDDHHDVCSSRSSSSTESERQNRESPKEGADPNRSTADDQATSRSSSRCSSSNKTPSLDMSFSGPPSPGGRSGGGSSTASLEVYIMDKPPRKKGTSLLRKMEKLRLRGTTGLLSPPRNHANLAAVARGSADGRGPSSCASSSPSSPHAMSSSSSNSHSGSSSAVSTPSPVTRVRSNCKRTETGEGVTRNNHNTGTTDNKDQLNNNNNNNMNHNSLLFHIPNGHKPGTFPTTLAHKHAFLSPIMDQSAVNWRTGSFHGYQERRSCRRGASSLDTSPSPPDHRLSVYDNLPDNQQLSESEGGSGGSVSDAERVGDEVSRLLGSEDVFSALDTVLEKINDLQQLVSTWAESLSEDDCQRDSSSASSSVSSCSPASGSSATSPCPSSPIHIHLEVQHSEEDEEGLEEEESCEKSSVSGDESKTRSPQDQSSQQLHWSSEQSLPSLPASPGVEHQSVSQFALLQKLALLKLTALMDKYSPSSKQGWSWSVPKTMARKAKASPAKARRVFGVPLLINVQQTGESLPPAILKALVYLRTQCLDQVGLFRKSGLKSRIQYLREMLESDPDAVFYDGQSAFDVADLVKQYFRDLPEPIFTFKLCESFLHIYQYFPKDQQLLAAQAAILLLPDENREALRTLLFFLRDVVACVDDNHMTPTNIAVCLAPSLFHLNALKRDAGANRSSHRKYSLGRPDQRDLSENLAATQGLAEMISEAQRLFQIPDFWPALNLCSAAPTDEASEEGLEETMRKLRQSTQLLIKEAGNKSRGWETRPAPEHVSLAVKKTWSGCPLWTWRVSVEVEASQEVLLRRLLKEERPCGGGAGLGAVIQTLGECAHVCRYLRQGHDAGLASCLPREDLLLRTWQSEASCGPLFVSSVSTQHPQVPPEGVRVHTHACLYLLEPTAASKTRLTHVCRTDTRGRSLAWHSKVSGHRMVAALLALKASFQGQHKENTV from the exons AGATCGAGGCAAAGgaggcctgcgattggctacaAGCGGCCGGCTTCCCTCAGTATGCGCAGTTGTTCAAAG ACTGCAGGTTTCCCATCGACGTGGAGCTCGCCAAGAGGGATCACCACTTCCTGGATAAAGATGCTCTGGATTCACTCAGCAG GCGACTGATCACGTTGAACAAATGTGCGGAGATGAGGCTGGATCTGCCGAAAGCGAAACATCAA AGCGACGAAGACTTTCTCGAGGACGATTTCTGCGCCATCAGCCCCAGGTGGACGCACGACAGGCTGATGCGACGATGGCGGCGCCTGGACTCCTCGACGGAATTTCTCCATTCATCTGATGCCTCACGCTTCCCGCAGGACGTGCCTTTGTGTGACCACCGCGACGACCACCACGATGTCTGCTCCAGTCGCAGTTCGAGCAGCACAGAGAGCGAACGGCAAAACCGAGAGAGTCCAAAAGAGGGCGCCGATCCTAACAGAAGCACCGCGGACGACCAGGCCACCAGCCGGAGCTCCTCGCGCTGCTCCTCCTCCAACAAGACCCCGTCCCTGGACATGTCGTTCAGCGGACCCCCGTCGCCTGGAGGCAGAAGTGGTGGAGGATCGTCCACCGCGAGTCTGGAAGTCTACATCATGGATAAACCACCACGCAAGAAAGGGACCAGCCTTCTGAGGAAGATGGAGAAACTGAGATTGAGAGGAACAACTGGACTCCTTTCTCCACCCAGGAACCATGCAAATCTGGCTGCAGTAGCTCGAGGGTCTGCGGATGGAAGAGGCCCCTCGAG CTGTGCATCTTCCTCACCCTCGTCCCCTCACGccatgagcagcagcagcagtaatAGCCACTCGGGGAGCAGCAGCGCGGTCAGCACGCCCAGCCCGGTCACGCGTGTCCGCAGTAATTGCAAACGCACCGAAACGGGTGAAGGAGTGACTCGCAACAACCACAACACGGGCACCACG GACAACAAAGACCAactcaataacaacaacaacaacaacatgaaccACAACAGCCTTCTCTTCCACATCCCCAATGGCCACAAACCGGGCACCTTTCCAACCACCCTCGCCCACAAGCACGCCTTCTTGTCCCCCATCATGGATCAATCCGCTGTCAACTGGAGGACGGGAAGCTTCCACGGTTACCAAGAACGACGCAGTTGTCGCCGGGGCGCGTCGTCGCTCGACACCTCACCAAGCCCACCGGATCATCGGCTGAGCGTCTACGACAATTTGCCGGACAACCAGCAGCTGTCTGAGAGCGAAGGTGGCAGCGGGGGGAGTGTTAGCGATGCGGAGAGGGTGGGGGACGAG GTGTCTCGACTGTTGGGAAGCGAGGACGTTTTCTCGGCTCTGGACACAGTTTTGGAAAAGATCAACGACCTGCAGCAACTGGTCTCCACCTGGGCCGAGAGTCTATCCGAAGACGACTGTCAGCGAGATTCTTCTTCCGCCTCTTCTTCTGTTTCCTCCTGCTCACCTGCCAGCGGCTCCTCcgccacctccccctgcccttcCTCCCCGATCCACATCCACCTGGAGGTGCAACAttcggaggaggacgaggagggcttggaggaggaggagagctgCGAGAAGTCGTCGGTGAGCGGGGACGAGTCCAAGACCAGATCGCCGCAAGaccagagcag CCAGCAGCTGCACTGGTCCAGTGAGCAGAGCCTTCCCTCTTTGCCAGCCAGCCCGGGCGTGGAACACCAGTCCGTCTCCCAGTTCGCTCTCCTTCAGAAGCTGGCCCTGCTCAAACTCACCGCCCTGATGGACAAATACTCACCATCCAGCAAGCAAGGCTGGAGCTG GAGCGTTCCCAAGACGATGGCGAGGAAGGCCAAGGCGTCGCCTGCCAAGGCCAGGCGGGTTTTCGGAGTTCCTCTGCTCATCAACGTGCAGCAGACAGGAGAGTCTCTCCCTCCGGCCATCCTCAAAGCGCTCGTTTACCTCAGGACACAATGTTTGGACCAG GTGGGTCTGTTTCGGAAGTCGGGTTTGAAGTCTCGGATCCAGTACTTGCGTGAGATGCTGGAGTCGGACCCCGACGCCGTCTTCTACGACGGGCAGTCGGCTTTCGACGTGGCCGACTTGGTCAAGCAGTACTTCCGGGACCTGCCCGAGCCCATCTTCACCTTCAAGCTCTGCGAGTCCTTCCTACACATCTACCAAT ATTTCCCCAAAGATCAACAGCTGCTGGCGGCCCAGGCGGCCATCTTGCTGCTGCCGGACGAGAACCGCGAGGCGCTGCGGACGTTGCTCTTCTTCCTCCGCGACGTGGTGGCCTGCGTGGACGACAATCACATGACGCCCACCAACATCGCCGTGTGCCTGGCGCCGTCGCTCTTCCACCTCAACGCCCTCAAGAGGGACGCCGGCGCCAACAG ATCGAGTCACAGGAAGTACAGCCTGGGCCGCCCGGACCAGCGTGACCTGAGCGAAAACCTGGCCGCCACGCAGGGCCTGGCCGAAATGATCAGCGAAGCACAGAGACTTTTCCAG aTTCCGGACTTTTGGCCGGCTCTGAATCTGTGCTCTGCCGCTCCGACTGACGAGGCGAGCGAGGAAGGGCTGGAGGAGACCATGCGGAAGCTCCGGCAGAGTACGCAGCTCCTCATCAAGGAAGCCGGCAACAAGAGTCGAGGCTGGGAGACTCGTCCCGCTCCTGAACACGTGTCGCTGGCTGTCAAGAAG ACGTGGTCGGGATGCCCGCTGTGGACGTGGCGCGTCTCGGTGGAGGTGGAGGCCAGCCAGGAGGTTTTGCTGCGCCGGCTTCTGAAGGAAGAGCGGCCCTGCGGAGGCGGCGCGGGGCTGGGCGCCGTCATTCAGACACTCGGCGAGTGCGCCCACGTCTGTCGATACCTCCGCCAGGGTCACGACGCAGGCCTGGCCTCCTGCCTGCCGCGAGAAGACCTGCTGCTCAg GACATGGCAGTCGGAGGCGTCTTGCGGCCCACTCTTCGTGTCGTCCGTGTCCACGCAGCACCCTCAGGTGCCACCGGAGGGCGTCCGAGTGCACACGCACGCTTGCCTCTACCTGCTGGAGCCCACCGCCGCCAGCAAGACCCGCCTCACGCACGTGTGCCGCACCGACACCAG GGGGCGCTCTCTGGCGTGGCACAGCAAAGTGAGCGGACACCGCATGGTTGCTGCTCTGCTGGCCCTCAAAGCATCCTTCCAAGGGCAGCACAAGGAGAACACCGTGTGA